Proteins encoded within one genomic window of Kibdelosporangium phytohabitans:
- a CDS encoding maleylpyruvate isomerase family mycothiol-dependent enzyme: MSSAMDWMARGHAYFAACLAAIDDRTIEGPSRLPDWTGKHLLSHVGHNARALGRLTQWAATGEPTPMYTSPRARADEIDAGAGWSVSRLREFAEEEQQRLAAALSGLKDTMWHNEVVTAQGRSVPATTIPWLRSRELWIHACDLPSGGDFAAFPDDLLDALVDDALARRAAQGITVRADGAPADLARWLTGRGDFSPRPRADEPLPALPPWL; encoded by the coding sequence ATGAGCTCGGCAATGGACTGGATGGCGCGTGGGCACGCGTACTTCGCCGCGTGCCTCGCAGCCATCGACGACAGGACGATCGAAGGTCCCAGCCGTCTGCCTGACTGGACCGGCAAACACCTGCTCTCGCACGTGGGGCACAACGCCCGCGCCCTGGGACGGCTGACGCAGTGGGCTGCGACCGGGGAACCGACCCCCATGTACACGAGCCCGCGGGCACGTGCGGACGAGATCGACGCAGGCGCTGGCTGGTCCGTGTCGCGGCTCCGGGAATTCGCCGAAGAGGAGCAGCAACGGCTGGCCGCCGCTCTCAGCGGGCTCAAGGACACCATGTGGCACAACGAAGTCGTCACCGCGCAGGGCCGGAGTGTGCCTGCCACGACGATTCCGTGGCTACGCAGCCGCGAGCTGTGGATTCACGCCTGCGACCTGCCTTCCGGCGGTGATTTCGCGGCCTTCCCCGACGATCTCCTCGACGCGCTGGTGGACGACGCGCTGGCTCGCCGTGCGGCACAGGGGATCACTGTCCGCGCCGACGGGGCACCGGCGGACCTGGCGCGCTGGCTCACCGGGCGTGGCGACTTCTCACCACGGCCGCGTGCGGACGAACCGTTGCCCGCGCTCCCGCCGTGGCTCTGA
- a CDS encoding RNA polymerase sigma-70 factor: METDERPDPATEVFVEHRNLLFTVAYEMLGSAADAEDVLQETWLRWVGVDLGTVQNHRAYLVRITTRQALTRLRVLGRRKESYVGSWLPEPLLTAPDVAEDVELADSVSMAMLLVLETLTPTERAVFVLREVFDLGYDEIAEAVDKSAAAVRQIAHRARSHVAARRPREIVSQTETRGALAAFQRAVETGDLQGLLDVLAPDVVMLGDGGGIKQAVPRPVVGAEKVARLLAGGLRKLTASVSMRPVQVNGHPALVIQFDGELDTVVAVRIDNGLITGLYAVRNPEKLSHMDRETALRR; encoded by the coding sequence ATGGAGACCGACGAGCGCCCGGACCCCGCGACCGAGGTGTTCGTCGAGCACCGGAACCTGCTCTTCACAGTCGCCTACGAGATGCTCGGTTCAGCCGCGGACGCGGAAGACGTCCTTCAGGAAACCTGGCTGAGATGGGTCGGTGTCGACCTCGGCACCGTGCAGAACCACCGCGCCTACCTCGTCCGCATCACCACACGCCAAGCGTTGACCCGGCTGCGCGTGCTCGGCCGCCGCAAGGAGTCCTACGTCGGCTCATGGCTGCCTGAACCGCTGCTCACCGCGCCCGATGTGGCCGAGGACGTCGAACTCGCCGACAGCGTCTCGATGGCGATGCTCCTCGTGCTCGAGACGCTCACGCCGACCGAGCGCGCTGTGTTCGTCCTGCGGGAGGTGTTCGACCTCGGGTACGACGAGATCGCCGAAGCGGTCGACAAGAGCGCTGCCGCGGTCCGTCAGATCGCCCACCGGGCACGGTCCCACGTCGCCGCGCGCCGCCCACGCGAGATCGTGTCGCAGACCGAGACCCGGGGCGCGCTGGCGGCGTTCCAGCGAGCCGTCGAAACCGGCGACCTGCAGGGCCTGCTCGACGTCCTCGCACCGGACGTGGTGATGCTCGGTGACGGCGGCGGAATCAAACAAGCCGTGCCGCGGCCTGTCGTCGGGGCTGAGAAGGTGGCGCGGCTATTGGCAGGCGGGTTGCGGAAACTCACCGCCTCGGTGTCGATGCGCCCTGTTCAGGTCAACGGCCACCCTGCTTTGGTCATCCAGTTCGACGGCGAATTGGACACGGTTGTCGCGGTCCGTATCGACAATGGTCTCATCACCGGTCTTTATGCCGTGCGCAATCCCGAGAAACTGTCGCATATGGATCGGGAAACCGCCCTTCGCCGCTGA
- a CDS encoding cupin domain-containing protein, whose translation MDSPVRIAATDAHDQPVRTPDLDELYRGFETELLVPLWTEIGDLMPARPVAKALPHLWRWRTLLPMAEQAGELVPVGRGGERRAIALANPGLGGRPFVTPTLWAAIQYLNPREDAPVHRHTQNAFRFVVEGEGVWTVVDGDPVAMRRGDFLPQAGWHWHGHHNRSDGPMAWIDGLDIPFQHYADATFFEFGPDEVDTRQDPALSRSERLWAHPGLRPLTHVRPTPATPLLAYRWEHTDRALAEQLALEAEGYPATVEPGHAAVRYTNPTTGGDVLPTIRAEFHRLAAGTSTRQRREVGSCVFQVFDGTGEVTVGAERWTAERGDLFAVPSWQPFTLATETGLDLFRFGDAPIFERLHLDRSSDEGAGT comes from the coding sequence ATGGACTCACCCGTGCGCATCGCGGCCACCGATGCCCATGACCAACCTGTCCGCACGCCGGACCTGGACGAGCTGTACCGCGGCTTCGAGACCGAGCTGCTCGTACCGCTGTGGACCGAGATCGGCGACCTGATGCCGGCGCGGCCCGTGGCGAAAGCGCTGCCGCACCTGTGGCGGTGGCGCACCCTGCTCCCCATGGCCGAGCAGGCAGGCGAGCTGGTCCCGGTGGGCCGTGGCGGCGAGCGACGGGCGATCGCGCTGGCCAATCCCGGGCTCGGCGGGCGCCCGTTCGTGACGCCGACGCTGTGGGCGGCGATCCAGTACCTCAACCCACGCGAGGACGCGCCGGTCCACCGGCACACCCAGAACGCCTTCCGGTTCGTCGTCGAAGGCGAAGGCGTGTGGACGGTCGTCGACGGCGATCCGGTCGCCATGCGCCGTGGCGATTTCCTGCCACAGGCGGGCTGGCACTGGCACGGGCACCACAACCGCAGCGACGGCCCGATGGCTTGGATCGACGGCCTGGACATCCCGTTCCAGCACTACGCCGACGCCACCTTCTTCGAGTTCGGCCCGGACGAGGTCGACACCAGGCAGGACCCGGCGCTGTCCCGGTCGGAACGCCTGTGGGCGCATCCGGGACTGCGTCCGCTCACGCACGTGCGGCCGACGCCCGCCACGCCACTGCTGGCCTACCGTTGGGAGCACACGGATCGCGCGCTCGCCGAGCAACTCGCGCTGGAAGCCGAGGGTTACCCGGCGACCGTCGAACCCGGTCACGCCGCCGTGCGCTACACCAATCCCACGACCGGCGGCGACGTGCTGCCGACGATCCGGGCCGAATTCCACCGCCTCGCCGCGGGCACGTCGACCAGGCAACGCCGCGAGGTGGGATCGTGTGTTTTCCAGGTTTTCGACGGTACGGGCGAAGTGACCGTCGGCGCCGAGCGGTGGACGGCCGAACGCGGCGATCTGTTCGCGGTGCCGTCATGGCAGCCGTTCACCCTGGCCACCGAGACCGGCCTCGACCTGTTCCGGTTCGGCGACGCACCGATCTTCGAGCGGCTGCACCTGGACCGGTCCTCGGACGAAGGAGCCGGCACGTGA
- a CDS encoding epoxide hydrolase, whose protein sequence is MEDVVVDVADSELADVRARLDRTRLPEPETAPGDTQGLGLRQLSALLDAWREHDWRARQAQWNAIPQYRVRLDGLRIAFWHVRSPEPTALPLLLTHGWPGSVLEFENPLGPLTDPVAHGGSARDAFHVVVPSLPGFGFSDRPDEQGWHPGRTAGAWAELMTLLGYDRFGAHGGELGRLREHGAGSCRSGAGRGPAPDHAARVTAAGGPDLSGSGGTARAGQA, encoded by the coding sequence GTGGAAGATGTCGTTGTCGATGTCGCCGACAGTGAGCTCGCTGACGTGCGTGCACGGCTGGACCGGACCCGGCTTCCCGAGCCGGAAACCGCGCCCGGCGACACACAAGGACTTGGTCTGCGGCAGCTGTCGGCTTTGCTGGACGCGTGGCGAGAGCACGACTGGCGCGCAAGGCAAGCCCAGTGGAACGCGATCCCGCAGTACCGGGTACGCCTCGACGGGCTGCGTATCGCGTTCTGGCACGTACGCTCGCCCGAACCCACGGCGTTGCCGCTGCTGCTGACACACGGCTGGCCCGGTTCGGTGCTGGAGTTCGAGAACCCGCTCGGGCCGCTCACCGATCCGGTCGCCCACGGCGGTTCCGCACGGGACGCCTTCCACGTGGTCGTCCCGTCGTTGCCTGGCTTCGGTTTCAGCGACCGGCCGGACGAACAGGGCTGGCATCCCGGTCGCACCGCGGGGGCATGGGCCGAGCTGATGACACTGCTCGGCTACGACCGGTTCGGTGCGCACGGCGGGGAACTGGGGCGCTTGCGTGAGCACGGAGCTGGCTCGTGTCGTTCCGGAGCGGGTCGTGGGCCTGCACCTGACCATGCCGCTCGCGTCACCGCTGCCGGCGGACCGGATCTCTCCGGATCCGGCGGAACAGCGCGTGCTGGCCAAGCGTGA
- a CDS encoding S41 family peptidase: MTINATRLIAAGAALCLLTSAVPAWAGSTSRVDGVWLTDGYGLVTEVADGHAQSYEITRISCVKGLDSAQTGPDRFANKDFEFTLRADRRGQRATQQIDSSVGERHLRRLPALPAQCRRPAPTDRLTAFDVFWTTFAENYPFFAAKNVDWLAVRDQYRPKVSQDTTDDQFFDVLAAMVRPLGDAHVMLRGGERSFVALRPGTTLPTPDEEREVRSFIVRRDLGGTPLREFGRGRIGYAELPGRIGYLRLIAFTGYTGKGFAADAAELDRALDAVLPTGKTTGPRALRGLIIDVRINGGGDDPLGVQIARRLTGRPYLAYTKQVRNDSRRQPLWVHPGPAVYTGPVAVLTGGSTFSAGETFAQALIGRTPSPVRIGENTQGVFSDKLERTLPNGWSFTLPNEEYLTRTGGTFDGTGIPPHVRTPVFTREEFAADRDSAFDRAVTLLR; encoded by the coding sequence CCGGGTGGACGGCGTGTGGCTGACCGACGGCTACGGCTTGGTCACCGAGGTCGCCGACGGCCACGCGCAGTCGTACGAGATCACGCGGATCAGCTGCGTGAAGGGCCTGGATTCGGCGCAGACCGGCCCGGACCGGTTCGCGAACAAGGACTTCGAGTTCACCCTGCGCGCCGACCGGCGCGGGCAACGCGCGACGCAACAGATCGACAGCTCGGTCGGCGAACGGCACCTGCGGCGGCTGCCCGCCCTCCCGGCGCAGTGCCGACGGCCCGCTCCCACCGACCGGCTCACGGCATTCGACGTGTTCTGGACGACCTTCGCGGAGAACTACCCGTTCTTCGCAGCCAAGAACGTGGACTGGCTGGCTGTCCGCGACCAGTACCGGCCGAAAGTCAGCCAGGACACGACCGACGACCAGTTCTTCGACGTGCTCGCCGCGATGGTCCGGCCGCTCGGGGACGCACACGTCATGCTGCGCGGCGGCGAGCGGTCATTCGTTGCGCTGCGGCCGGGCACGACGTTGCCGACACCGGACGAGGAACGCGAGGTGCGGTCGTTCATCGTGCGGCGTGACCTCGGTGGCACGCCGTTGCGGGAGTTCGGGCGCGGCCGGATCGGCTACGCGGAACTCCCCGGGCGCATCGGGTACCTGCGGCTGATCGCGTTCACCGGATACACCGGCAAGGGCTTCGCCGCTGACGCAGCGGAACTCGACCGGGCGCTGGACGCTGTCCTTCCCACGGGCAAAACCACTGGACCGCGGGCACTTCGTGGGCTGATCATCGATGTCCGGATCAACGGCGGCGGTGACGACCCGCTCGGCGTCCAGATCGCGCGCCGCCTGACCGGCCGCCCGTACCTGGCGTACACCAAGCAGGTCCGCAACGACAGCCGCCGCCAACCGCTGTGGGTGCACCCGGGGCCGGCGGTCTACACCGGACCGGTCGCCGTGCTGACCGGTGGTTCGACGTTCAGCGCCGGCGAGACGTTCGCCCAGGCACTGATCGGCCGGACGCCGAGCCCGGTGCGGATCGGCGAGAACACGCAGGGCGTGTTCTCCGACAAGCTGGAGCGGACGCTGCCCAACGGCTGGTCGTTCACGCTGCCCAACGAGGAGTACCTGACCCGCACCGGCGGCACCTTCGACGGCACCGGCATTCCGCCGCACGTCAGGACGCCGGTTTTCACCAGGGAGGAGTTCGCCGCCGACCGCGACTCCGCGTTCGACCGGGCGGTCACGCTCCTGCGGTAG
- a CDS encoding helix-turn-helix domain-containing protein has protein sequence MVFDSVRFDLQPYVGFDMDRYVTRTHCSWADAGWQSLLVQRFEHVTAAEDIPMPGAADLHLVLPVAGRAVVETRGGGRASRSTWRPGRLEMAIPNAPVVRSYRGDGAMRSVQVHIPRDTVESTAAQLGGYEVDFEAMAASVAADDPLLEETVRAVGSVTGANDLYAESAAAFLTVHLLTRHSRLPGPGTPAREDARVRAAVEVMRARLADPVTLADIAGAVHLSVFHLVRVFKETTGTTPYRMLTGLRIDEAKRLLRDTALPIARIAARCGFASPGALSTAFLRHTGTRPSAYRNS, from the coding sequence ATGGTGTTCGACTCCGTGCGTTTCGACCTGCAGCCGTACGTCGGGTTCGACATGGACCGGTACGTCACGCGGACGCACTGCAGCTGGGCGGACGCCGGCTGGCAGTCGCTGCTGGTGCAGCGGTTCGAACACGTGACGGCCGCCGAGGACATCCCGATGCCCGGCGCGGCGGATCTGCACCTGGTGCTGCCGGTCGCGGGCCGGGCAGTGGTGGAGACCCGCGGCGGTGGCCGGGCCAGCCGCTCCACGTGGCGCCCGGGACGGCTGGAGATGGCGATCCCGAACGCGCCCGTCGTGCGCAGTTACCGCGGCGACGGGGCGATGCGCAGCGTGCAGGTCCACATCCCGCGGGACACCGTCGAGTCGACCGCGGCGCAGCTGGGCGGCTACGAGGTGGATTTCGAGGCTATGGCGGCGTCCGTGGCCGCCGATGATCCACTGCTTGAGGAGACCGTCAGAGCTGTCGGCTCCGTCACGGGCGCCAATGACCTGTACGCGGAGTCCGCGGCGGCTTTCCTGACCGTGCACCTGCTGACCCGGCACTCGCGCCTGCCAGGGCCGGGGACGCCGGCGCGGGAGGACGCCCGTGTCCGCGCGGCCGTCGAGGTGATGCGGGCCCGGCTGGCCGATCCGGTCACGCTGGCCGACATCGCCGGTGCGGTGCACCTCAGCGTCTTCCACCTCGTCCGCGTGTTCAAGGAAACGACCGGGACGACGCCGTACCGGATGCTCACCGGCCTGCGGATCGACGAAGCCAAACGGTTGCTGCGTGACACCGCCCTGCCGATCGCCCGGATCGCCGCGCGATGCGGCTTCGCCAGCCCCGGCGCACTGTCCACCGCCTTCCTTCGGCACACCGGGACGCGCCCGTCGGCGTACCGCAATTCCTGA
- a CDS encoding IclR family transcriptional regulator, translating to MQNKPPYPITSVDHALHLAILLQQEGPLRVSDAAERIGVAPSTAHRLLAMLVYRGFAEQRPDRSYQAGDVLRPAAPSAAPVALLRQVAAPHMRDLVDRVTESVNLVVLAGTEARFVASAECAQVLRVGSRVGRTLPAHLCSGGKAILAALRPADVAALYADSADVNVPRLQRELSLVRKRGFAINDQRTEAGLTALGVVVRDSARAPVAALAIAMPSVRFHRDRVPAWVSALSTTLSAIEHDVGG from the coding sequence ATGCAGAACAAACCGCCTTACCCGATCACCTCGGTGGACCACGCCCTGCACCTGGCGATCCTGCTGCAGCAGGAAGGTCCGCTGCGGGTCAGCGACGCCGCCGAACGCATCGGGGTCGCACCGTCCACAGCGCACCGGCTGCTCGCGATGCTCGTGTACCGGGGTTTCGCCGAGCAACGGCCCGACCGCAGCTACCAGGCCGGTGACGTGCTCCGCCCCGCCGCGCCGTCCGCGGCGCCGGTGGCGTTGCTGCGCCAGGTCGCGGCGCCGCACATGCGTGACCTCGTCGACCGGGTGACGGAGTCGGTCAACCTCGTGGTGCTGGCCGGGACCGAGGCTCGGTTCGTGGCCAGTGCCGAATGCGCGCAGGTCCTGCGCGTGGGCAGCCGGGTCGGCCGGACGCTGCCCGCGCACCTGTGCTCCGGCGGCAAGGCCATCCTCGCGGCGCTGCGGCCCGCCGATGTCGCCGCCCTGTACGCCGACTCCGCGGACGTCAACGTGCCCAGGTTGCAGCGTGAGCTGTCGTTGGTGCGCAAACGCGGCTTCGCCATCAACGACCAGCGCACCGAGGCGGGGCTGACCGCACTCGGCGTCGTGGTCAGGGATTCCGCCCGTGCCCCGGTCGCTGCGCTGGCGATCGCCATGCCCAGCGTCCGTTTCCACCGCGATCGCGTGCCCGCCTGGGTCAGCGCGTTGAGCACCACGCTGTCCGCGATCGAACACGACGTCGGCGGCTGA
- a CDS encoding fumarylacetoacetate hydrolase family protein, translating to MRLATLRVNGGFHVARVDDDHYVDLGPGDVGSLLADPGWRAHAATAGGERVQAGRADLAPVIPRPGKIVCVGLNYRTHITEMGRDLPEFPTLFAKFPEVLIGPHDELDLPPESDAVDWEAELVVVVGSRVRRADRASAEAAIAGYTVMNDVSMRDWQFRTREWLQGKTWEATTPLGPYLATPDELAPDAAITCTVDGEVVQSSTVADLLFDPADLVGYVSTMITLNPGDVIATGTTGGVGHARKPPRYLQKGQTLRTAVEGIGEMSNEVRRG from the coding sequence GTGAGACTGGCCACCCTGCGCGTGAACGGCGGCTTCCACGTCGCCCGCGTCGACGACGACCACTACGTCGACCTCGGCCCGGGTGACGTGGGCAGCCTGCTCGCGGACCCTGGCTGGCGTGCACACGCGGCAACGGCGGGCGGCGAACGCGTCCAGGCCGGTCGCGCGGACCTCGCCCCGGTGATCCCCCGGCCGGGCAAGATCGTCTGCGTCGGGCTGAACTACCGCACGCACATCACTGAGATGGGCCGTGACCTGCCTGAGTTCCCGACGTTGTTCGCGAAGTTCCCGGAAGTCCTGATCGGACCGCACGACGAGCTGGACCTGCCGCCGGAGTCGGACGCGGTCGACTGGGAGGCCGAACTGGTCGTGGTCGTCGGCAGCCGGGTGCGGCGGGCCGACCGGGCGTCGGCGGAGGCGGCGATCGCCGGGTACACGGTGATGAACGACGTGTCGATGCGGGACTGGCAGTTCCGCACCCGGGAGTGGTTGCAGGGCAAGACATGGGAGGCCACCACGCCACTCGGCCCGTACCTGGCCACGCCGGACGAACTCGCCCCGGACGCCGCGATCACGTGCACGGTCGACGGCGAGGTCGTGCAGTCGTCCACCGTCGCCGACCTGCTGTTCGACCCCGCCGACCTGGTCGGCTACGTGTCGACGATGATCACGCTCAACCCCGGCGACGTGATCGCGACCGGCACGACCGGGGGAGTGGGGCACGCGCGCAAACCCCCGCGATACCTGCAGAAGGGGCAGACACTGCGCACCGCGGTGGAGGGAATCGGCGAGATGTCCAACGAGGTGAGGCGCGGATGA
- a CDS encoding MFS transporter — protein sequence MYTPQRDSRRQGARTSILITALCAVMVVIEGYDLVAYSVVLPVLTDNPAYGFTPGNVGWVAAAVFVGALFGALTSGWLCDRYGRRPVAIAALAEFTLFSGLCGFAAGPVSLGLFRLVAGLGIGALIPAASALTLEFAIPRHRTLAYTVMLGGVPVGGVLAALTAIPVLANLSWHWMFFIAVIPGVIVLPIVVRTLPESVAFLESVGRAEEAAAVRTRFQLAGPPAQAGVPAPADEGGLFSPGYRTATVLFAAATFCGLLAWYGLATWLPGIMRKSGYELGSSLVFLLVLNLGAVAGSLFTAAATDKWGNRKVVILTYAGMAVALVVMQYKLPQPPLLLAIALAGVGGHGGQILINAFVSKSYPTHWRARALGWSLGIGRLGTIVGPILIGWIVAGGDPRLGFIVFAVAAVTALVLLSLVPRTRAFEQASSEVTDKAG from the coding sequence GTGTATACGCCGCAACGGGATTCACGCAGGCAGGGGGCACGGACCTCGATCCTGATCACCGCGCTCTGCGCGGTGATGGTGGTGATCGAGGGCTACGACCTCGTCGCCTACAGCGTCGTCCTGCCCGTCCTGACCGACAACCCGGCATACGGGTTCACGCCGGGCAACGTCGGCTGGGTCGCGGCGGCTGTCTTCGTCGGCGCCCTGTTCGGCGCACTGACCTCCGGCTGGCTCTGCGACCGCTACGGCCGGCGTCCCGTCGCGATCGCCGCGCTGGCCGAGTTCACCCTGTTCTCCGGACTGTGCGGGTTCGCCGCGGGGCCTGTCTCGCTCGGCCTGTTCCGGCTCGTCGCCGGGTTAGGCATCGGCGCGCTCATCCCGGCGGCGTCGGCGCTGACGTTGGAATTCGCCATCCCGCGGCACCGCACACTCGCGTACACGGTCATGCTCGGTGGCGTGCCCGTCGGGGGTGTGCTCGCCGCGCTGACCGCCATCCCGGTGCTGGCGAACCTGAGCTGGCACTGGATGTTCTTCATCGCGGTGATCCCCGGCGTGATCGTCCTGCCGATCGTGGTCAGGACGCTGCCCGAGTCGGTGGCGTTCCTCGAGTCGGTCGGCCGCGCGGAGGAGGCCGCGGCCGTCAGGACACGGTTCCAGCTCGCCGGACCGCCCGCGCAGGCCGGCGTCCCGGCCCCGGCCGACGAGGGCGGCTTGTTCAGCCCGGGGTACCGGACCGCGACCGTGCTGTTCGCCGCCGCGACCTTCTGCGGTCTGCTCGCGTGGTACGGCCTGGCGACGTGGCTGCCCGGCATCATGCGCAAGTCCGGGTACGAACTCGGCTCGTCGCTGGTTTTCCTGCTCGTGCTCAACCTCGGTGCAGTCGCCGGGTCACTGTTCACCGCGGCGGCGACCGACAAGTGGGGCAACCGGAAAGTCGTCATCCTCACGTACGCCGGGATGGCGGTCGCTCTCGTGGTGATGCAATACAAACTGCCGCAACCGCCGTTGTTGCTGGCCATCGCGCTCGCGGGCGTCGGCGGCCACGGCGGGCAGATCCTGATCAACGCCTTCGTCAGCAAGTCGTACCCGACGCACTGGCGGGCACGGGCGCTGGGGTGGAGCCTCGGCATCGGCAGGCTCGGCACGATCGTCGGCCCGATCCTGATCGGGTGGATCGTGGCGGGCGGCGATCCGCGGCTCGGCTTCATCGTGTTCGCGGTCGCCGCGGTCACGGCGTTGGTCCTGCTTTCGCTGGTGCCGCGCACGCGTGCGTTCGAGCAGGCCTCCTCGGAGGTCACGGACAAGGCGGGGTGA